In Pseudomonadales bacterium, a single window of DNA contains:
- a CDS encoding zinc-binding dehydrogenase, whose protein sequence is MKAAVFGGVGDVTMRADVARPAAGPGEVLIQVAACGICGSDLHIYRVDSRSARDMYSGTLRVDADGRMIIGHEFAGVIAELGAGVEGYAVGDRVVGVTGGGAMAEFVPVPVNPFQLARIPDEVSFEEAATTEPLADSLQLVRKAAVAPGENVVVFGVGAIGLGVVQALRALVPDIGHIMAVDVSASRLAMALEVGASDTINAASEDVVAAAARICGTIPVLFPPMTPPDVAVVIDCAGYIRHMKGPPPLQTALDLLRPWGGRIVCFGAFEDEVTLNLTDLIHKQPLIMGSLGYQAEELVQALELMKNRKIDRNKLISDRFPIENVADAFVTQGNGRAIKVMVCP, encoded by the coding sequence ATGAAGGCAGCGGTATTCGGTGGTGTTGGCGACGTGACGATGCGTGCGGACGTTGCGCGTCCTGCAGCAGGTCCCGGCGAGGTGCTGATCCAGGTGGCAGCGTGCGGCATCTGTGGCAGCGATCTGCACATCTACCGGGTGGATTCGCGTTCCGCGCGCGATATGTACTCCGGCACGCTGCGTGTCGATGCCGACGGGCGGATGATCATCGGACACGAGTTCGCCGGCGTGATCGCCGAGCTTGGTGCCGGCGTCGAGGGATACGCCGTCGGCGATCGGGTGGTCGGCGTTACCGGTGGTGGTGCGATGGCAGAATTCGTGCCCGTGCCGGTCAACCCGTTCCAGTTGGCGCGGATTCCCGACGAGGTGTCGTTCGAGGAGGCTGCAACCACCGAACCGCTGGCGGACAGTCTGCAACTGGTGCGCAAGGCGGCAGTCGCCCCGGGGGAAAACGTGGTCGTCTTCGGCGTGGGCGCGATCGGGCTCGGGGTGGTGCAGGCGCTGCGTGCCCTGGTTCCGGATATCGGTCACATCATGGCGGTCGACGTTTCGGCATCCCGGCTGGCAATGGCACTGGAGGTCGGCGCGAGCGATACGATCAACGCGGCGAGCGAGGACGTGGTCGCTGCAGCCGCACGGATCTGCGGCACGATACCGGTGCTGTTCCCGCCAATGACCCCGCCCGACGTTGCGGTGGTGATCGACTGCGCCGGTTATATCCGTCATATGAAGGGACCGCCGCCGTTGCAGACCGCGCTCGACCTGCTGCGCCCCTGGGGTGGGCGGATCGTATGCTTCGGCGCCTTCGAGGACGAAGTGACGCTGAATCTGACCGACCTGATCCACAAGCAGCCGTTGATCATGGGGTCGCTCGGCTACCAGGCGGAGGAGCTTGTGCAGGCTCTGGAGTTGATGAAGAATCGAAAAATAGATCGCAACAAGCTGATTTCAGACCGTTTTCCAATCGAGAACGTTGCCGACGCGTTCGTCACCCAAGGCAATGGCCGGGCCATCAAGGTGATGGTCTGTCCTTGA
- a CDS encoding SDR family oxidoreductase — translation MKRFADRICLVTGAASGIGRATAVRLASEGATVAVADINEQGLRSLEIELVAAGNTCLVLPYDALDEASCRALPERVVERSGRLDVLCNIAGACRADHFLEMRLSDWDRLFAINVRSLAVICQAALPHLIASHGNIVNMASASGLCGAPYFIAYAASKAAVVSLTTSLAVEFNSRGVRVNSVCPGSVNTSLPGTYSIPSGIDMKALQRVFPMTQPDAEPREIAAAVAYLASDEARFVTGVAFSIDGGQHC, via the coding sequence ATGAAGCGTTTCGCGGACAGGATCTGCCTGGTGACCGGTGCCGCGTCGGGGATCGGGCGTGCCACGGCAGTGCGTCTGGCCAGCGAGGGGGCGACTGTCGCGGTGGCGGACATCAACGAGCAGGGGTTGCGCAGTCTGGAGATCGAGCTTGTGGCAGCCGGCAACACGTGCCTGGTACTGCCTTACGACGCCCTCGACGAGGCTTCGTGTCGCGCACTCCCCGAACGCGTCGTCGAGCGCTCCGGACGCCTCGACGTGCTCTGCAACATCGCCGGTGCGTGCCGTGCCGATCATTTCCTCGAGATGCGACTGAGCGACTGGGACCGCCTCTTTGCGATCAATGTACGCAGTCTGGCAGTGATCTGTCAGGCGGCACTGCCGCACCTGATCGCAAGCCACGGCAACATCGTGAACATGGCATCCGCCTCAGGGCTGTGCGGAGCACCGTACTTCATCGCCTATGCGGCGTCGAAGGCGGCGGTGGTCTCGCTGACCACGAGCCTGGCGGTGGAGTTCAACTCGCGCGGTGTGCGCGTGAATTCGGTCTGCCCCGGAAGCGTGAACACATCGCTGCCGGGGACGTACAGCATTCCGTCCGGTATCGATATGAAAGCGCTGCAACGGGTGTTTCCGATGACACAGCCCGATGCCGAGCCGCGCGAGATCGCCGCAGCGGTCGCGTACCTGGCAAGCGATGAGGCACGCTTCGTGACCGGAGTGGCCTTCAGCATCGACGGCGGGCAGCATTGTTGA
- a CDS encoding SDR family oxidoreductase, translated as MEQCSGRFARVSFDFSSARVLVTGGTKGIGHAIATAFVAAGAEVTITGSAADPSAYDGLPARVSYRQLRLTERGDIARLASEFERLDVLVNNAGGTGGAATPYDFDTALSVNLGSVYHLSNALGDALAASGFEGGASVLNIASEMALFASPYFPGYGAAKAGVVQLTRTFCAAFAPRGVRVNAVLPGSIPTPMTNAFAENPEVHAMVSGATPLARWGRPDEIAAAVLFLCSPGAAFISGHTLVVDGGYSVTE; from the coding sequence ATGGAGCAATGCAGTGGCCGCTTCGCACGCGTCTCTTTCGATTTTTCGTCAGCCCGTGTCCTGGTCACGGGTGGTACCAAGGGCATAGGTCATGCGATTGCGACGGCATTCGTCGCGGCGGGCGCCGAGGTCACCATAACCGGCAGCGCTGCCGATCCATCGGCGTACGACGGGCTCCCTGCCCGCGTGAGTTACCGGCAGTTGCGGCTCACCGAGCGTGGCGACATCGCGCGACTGGCATCGGAATTCGAACGCCTGGACGTGCTGGTCAACAACGCCGGCGGCACTGGTGGGGCAGCGACGCCGTACGATTTCGACACCGCGCTGAGCGTCAACCTCGGCTCGGTGTATCACCTCAGTAACGCTCTCGGCGACGCATTGGCGGCATCCGGGTTCGAGGGTGGCGCATCCGTGCTCAACATCGCCTCCGAAATGGCGCTGTTCGCCAGTCCGTATTTCCCTGGTTATGGAGCCGCCAAGGCAGGCGTCGTGCAGCTCACGCGGACCTTTTGCGCAGCGTTCGCACCGCGTGGCGTGCGGGTCAACGCAGTGCTGCCGGGTTCGATCCCCACGCCGATGACGAACGCCTTTGCGGAGAACCCCGAGGTGCATGCTATGGTGTCGGGCGCAACGCCACTGGCGCGCTGGGGTCGACCCGACGAGATCGCAGCAGCGGTACTTTTTCTTTGCAGTCCGGGAGCTGCATTCATCAGCGGGCACACTCTGGTGGTCGATGGCGGCTATTCCGTAACCGAGTGA
- a CDS encoding nuclear transport factor 2 family protein, translating to MNSTDLYEIQKLLYLYCERLDQGDFPGMAELFRHARFVTPGDTPAAVGDPAAIVEMYRSYTRIYPHTGTPGTKHVVANPIIDFAADGMSASCRSYIVVFQGIEDFALQPIIAGRNLDRFEKVDGNWRYTERQICTEHYGDLSRHMLREFGPGSAAAPAASK from the coding sequence ATGAACAGCACTGATCTCTACGAAATCCAGAAGCTTCTGTATCTCTACTGCGAGCGGTTGGATCAGGGAGACTTCCCGGGCATGGCCGAACTGTTCCGCCATGCACGCTTCGTCACACCCGGTGATACGCCTGCCGCCGTGGGCGACCCCGCGGCAATCGTCGAGATGTATCGCAGCTACACGCGAATCTATCCGCACACCGGAACGCCCGGCACGAAGCACGTCGTCGCCAACCCGATCATCGACTTTGCCGCCGACGGCATGAGTGCCAGTTGCCGCTCGTACATCGTCGTGTTCCAGGGAATCGAAGACTTCGCGCTGCAGCCGATCATCGCCGGGCGCAATCTGGACCGTTTCGAGAAAGTCGACGGCAACTGGCGCTACACGGAACGTCAGATCTGCACCGAACACTACGGTGACCTTTCGCGGCATATGTTGCGTGAATTCGGACCCGGAAGCGCTGCTGCTCCGGCTGCGTCGAAATGA
- a CDS encoding FAD-dependent oxidoreductase: protein MDRIPIDKLKPKKRYDSLLAPGRIGSMQLRNRIVMTAMGSNLCNPDGTLNERIKAYYEARARGGAAMVIMGSVSISWPIGSANACQVAISDDRYIEGLADLARRIHGHGARIALQLQHAGVTAMNDVADGRPLLVPSVPKEGQSDIGPTLTEEEAGAMARPFMQPNSKLHYREATEEDLAWVCTQFADAVERAKKAGIDAVEIHAAHGYLISNFLSPSTNRRSDRYGGSLENRARLMVEVVQAVRARVGRDYPVWLRLDGVEFLKPEGITSPDAVAAARLAERAGVDAINVSAYADPDQGIGFTEAHATHIPGQFVPYAAAIRAAVNIPVITAGRIEPEVADRLIRTHRIDFVCMGRKLLADPELPRKLQEGRVAEIRPCIYCYTCISQIFVNAPVRCAVNAATSFETEVVLTPVERPRRVLVVGGGPAGMEVARVAALRGHRVTLCEKGGALGGSVRLSAISYPPNGRLVRYFENVLATLPVEIRLQTQVDEGFVRTHAPDVVVVATGARWQSLAIPGVDLPHVLDGESLRAMLGAGDGPLPKGVPVGLRAMLRLASRLGITRSPELLTQASRCWMPLGREVLIYGGGLVGIELAEFLSARGRKVTVLEEGALFAPQMRLLRRWRALHDCRARGVNLIANVREPRIESDQVSYLTPGGQRRAIAAQSVILAAGAAENTAFADALRAGGTDVRTVGDCAAIGYIEAAIRGGNALARSL from the coding sequence ATGGACAGGATACCGATCGACAAGCTCAAGCCGAAGAAGCGCTACGACTCGCTGCTTGCGCCGGGGCGTATCGGCAGCATGCAACTGCGCAACCGCATCGTGATGACCGCGATGGGTTCGAATCTGTGCAACCCGGACGGCACGCTGAACGAACGCATCAAGGCGTACTACGAGGCGCGTGCACGGGGCGGCGCGGCGATGGTGATCATGGGGTCGGTCTCGATTTCCTGGCCGATCGGTTCGGCGAACGCCTGCCAGGTCGCGATTTCCGACGATCGCTACATCGAGGGTCTTGCCGACCTTGCGCGGCGCATCCACGGCCACGGCGCAAGGATCGCGCTGCAGCTCCAGCACGCGGGCGTCACGGCGATGAATGACGTCGCCGACGGGCGTCCATTGCTGGTGCCGTCGGTGCCCAAGGAAGGCCAGAGCGACATCGGTCCGACGTTGACCGAGGAAGAGGCCGGTGCGATGGCACGGCCGTTCATGCAACCGAACTCGAAGCTGCACTATCGCGAAGCCACCGAAGAGGATCTGGCCTGGGTCTGCACGCAGTTCGCCGATGCGGTCGAGCGTGCGAAGAAGGCCGGTATCGACGCAGTCGAGATCCACGCGGCACACGGTTACCTGATTTCGAACTTCCTGTCGCCCTCGACGAACCGGCGCAGCGATCGCTACGGCGGTTCGCTGGAGAACCGGGCACGCCTGATGGTGGAAGTGGTCCAGGCGGTGCGCGCGCGCGTCGGGCGGGACTACCCGGTGTGGTTGCGCCTCGACGGCGTCGAGTTCCTGAAGCCGGAAGGCATCACGAGTCCGGATGCGGTCGCCGCCGCGCGACTCGCCGAGCGCGCCGGAGTCGACGCGATCAACGTCAGCGCCTATGCCGATCCGGATCAAGGCATCGGTTTTACCGAGGCACACGCGACACATATCCCGGGGCAGTTCGTGCCGTACGCTGCGGCGATTCGTGCCGCCGTAAACATACCGGTGATCACTGCCGGGCGGATCGAACCCGAGGTCGCGGATCGGCTGATCCGCACGCATCGGATCGATTTCGTGTGCATGGGCCGCAAGTTGCTCGCCGACCCCGAGTTGCCGCGCAAGCTCCAGGAAGGCCGGGTTGCGGAAATCAGGCCGTGCATCTATTGCTATACGTGCATCAGCCAGATCTTCGTGAACGCGCCGGTGCGTTGTGCCGTGAACGCGGCGACGAGTTTCGAGACCGAAGTGGTGCTGACACCGGTCGAACGTCCGCGGCGCGTTCTGGTGGTCGGTGGCGGACCCGCCGGCATGGAGGTGGCGCGGGTGGCGGCGCTGCGCGGTCATCGCGTCACGCTGTGCGAAAAGGGTGGTGCGCTCGGGGGCAGCGTGCGCCTGTCGGCGATCAGCTACCCGCCGAACGGAAGACTGGTGCGCTACTTCGAGAATGTGCTTGCCACGCTGCCGGTGGAGATCCGGCTGCAGACGCAGGTCGATGAGGGGTTCGTGCGCACGCACGCACCGGACGTGGTCGTGGTCGCCACCGGTGCACGCTGGCAGTCGCTCGCGATTCCGGGCGTTGATCTGCCGCACGTGCTGGACGGGGAGTCGCTGCGGGCGATGCTCGGTGCAGGCGATGGGCCGCTGCCCAAGGGAGTCCCGGTCGGTCTGCGGGCGATGCTGCGCCTGGCGTCCCGGCTTGGCATCACCCGCTCGCCGGAACTGCTGACGCAGGCGAGCCGGTGCTGGATGCCGCTGGGGCGCGAAGTGCTGATCTACGGCGGCGGGCTCGTCGGCATCGAACTCGCCGAGTTTCTCTCGGCGCGTGGACGCAAGGTCACGGTACTCGAAGAAGGCGCCCTGTTTGCCCCCCAGATGCGGTTGTTGCGCCGCTGGCGAGCGTTGCACGATTGTCGCGCGCGCGGGGTGAACCTGATCGCGAACGTGCGCGAGCCGCGCATCGAGTCCGATCAGGTGAGCTACCTCACGCCGGGCGGGCAGCGGCGGGCGATTGCGGCGCAGAGCGTGATCCTCGCAGCAGGTGCCGCCGAAAACACCGCGTTCGCCGACGCCTTGCGTGCCGGAGGAACCGATGTGCGCACGGTCGGCGATTGCGCCGCAATCGGCTATATCGAGGCGGCGATTCGTGGTGGCAACGCCCTTGCGCGCAGTCTCTAG
- a CDS encoding nuclear transport factor 2 family protein, whose translation MNDNERVFRAMLEHLGRKEFDACERHLAPDLYADWPYQPAPGTPTELRGARALMEYIAAGTAEFDPYSYRVDQVYRLADPDKLIAEYGSFTRYRPTGREYANRYLGIFHFRDGLITYWREYVNPEIIRRAMQQDAE comes from the coding sequence ATGAACGATAACGAACGGGTCTTTCGCGCCATGCTCGAACATCTGGGACGCAAGGAGTTCGATGCCTGTGAGCGCCACCTTGCTCCCGATCTCTACGCCGACTGGCCGTATCAGCCAGCACCGGGAACGCCGACCGAGCTGCGTGGTGCGCGTGCGCTGATGGAGTACATCGCCGCCGGCACGGCGGAGTTCGACCCGTACAGTTACCGGGTCGATCAGGTGTATCGGCTGGCAGACCCGGACAAGCTCATCGCCGAGTACGGCTCCTTCACCCGCTACCGCCCTACCGGTCGTGAGTACGCGAACCGCTATCTCGGAATCTTCCATTTCCGCGATGGCCTGATCACATACTGGCGCGAGTACGTGAACCCGGAAATCATCCGTCGCGCCATGCAGCAGGATGCCGAGTGA
- a CDS encoding TonB-dependent receptor, protein MKRHTALPFHITLLGAALLQCSLDASAQNPPAEGQRATQIEEVMVTARRVTEDIQSVPTAISAIGAKDLAGLRIEGFQTVGQTIPNLYINKQGGSPAAPQMNMRGVSNGSLNPEVDSGIGLYVDGIYLSRSGAAAFEMADLERIEVMRGPQGTLFGRNSTGGAINLITARPTGEPGLRLDGGFGNFAERHYKIMADSPEWNGFSARLVVGHTESEGDVRNIATRRTYYLPPPFGRQTNKKRGGDSDTDSAFLAVHYAGNDRLTLDYKFDYTDWEGTMPTRQMVGQLGNCVDFTNTPAQCIIGNGLVTPVRPYPQSFGYRDKLAASVESTATNEVKGHSLIAEYTISDSIHLKYLFGHRSYDLDAGANEVYGGAEYIDTGALGNAGGAYAPLLAFRVEAQKQDSHELQLIGSHERIEWIAGVIRFDERVRVNNPILLSRVIGNGDHVSINPAAFDYFIGQNTKVNNKSEAAYAHATWHLGSFDLSGGVRYTEDDREELVIAAGFYGLFLPGNHRSRYKGDHTDYDVALTWHLDDSTNVYAKYATGYVSGGTLLGNPFREDEMKLYELGLKSDLLDNRLRFNVAVFRQKRTDVQQEDFDASAGGYIMGMGDEIISDGVEVEATWIPLTGLTLNASWGYTNVDASGDLRTWQPENTAYVGAQYDFTPILDGVAPSFRVDVSWRDDASRLICPAGSSTVPGTDRCVGTPDWALDKQALMKAVTQVGARLDFANIRLGSHATGRFGIWGKNLLDEDEMEFIFSLGGPTLAATYMRPRTYGMDFSVQF, encoded by the coding sequence ATGAAACGCCACACTGCACTTCCTTTCCACATCACCCTGCTCGGAGCCGCGCTGCTGCAGTGCTCGCTCGACGCCAGCGCACAGAACCCGCCGGCCGAAGGCCAGCGCGCAACCCAGATCGAGGAAGTGATGGTCACGGCACGGCGCGTCACCGAGGACATCCAGAGCGTTCCGACCGCAATATCCGCGATCGGTGCCAAGGATCTCGCCGGGCTTCGCATCGAGGGCTTCCAGACCGTCGGCCAGACGATCCCGAACCTTTACATCAACAAGCAGGGTGGCAGTCCGGCCGCGCCACAGATGAACATGCGCGGCGTCTCCAACGGCTCGCTGAACCCGGAGGTGGACTCTGGCATCGGGCTCTACGTCGACGGCATCTATCTGAGCCGCTCCGGTGCGGCGGCCTTCGAGATGGCGGACCTCGAGCGCATCGAGGTGATGCGCGGACCGCAGGGTACCCTGTTCGGACGCAACTCGACGGGCGGTGCGATCAACCTGATCACGGCGCGCCCGACGGGTGAACCGGGGCTGCGTCTCGACGGGGGATTCGGGAATTTCGCCGAGCGCCACTACAAGATCATGGCGGATAGTCCCGAATGGAACGGGTTCAGCGCGCGGCTCGTCGTCGGGCACACTGAATCCGAAGGTGATGTACGCAATATCGCCACACGGCGCACCTACTACCTGCCGCCACCGTTCGGGCGCCAGACCAACAAGAAGCGTGGTGGCGACAGCGATACCGACAGCGCCTTCCTCGCCGTGCACTATGCCGGCAACGACAGGCTGACGCTGGATTACAAGTTCGACTACACGGACTGGGAAGGAACCATGCCGACGCGCCAGATGGTCGGTCAACTCGGGAACTGTGTGGACTTCACCAACACGCCAGCCCAATGCATCATCGGCAACGGACTGGTGACTCCGGTGCGCCCGTATCCGCAGTCCTTCGGCTATCGCGACAAACTCGCCGCGTCGGTCGAATCCACCGCGACGAACGAGGTCAAGGGACACTCGCTTATCGCCGAGTACACGATCTCGGATTCGATCCACCTGAAGTATCTGTTCGGGCACCGCAGTTACGATCTCGATGCGGGCGCGAACGAGGTCTACGGCGGTGCCGAGTACATCGACACCGGCGCACTCGGCAACGCCGGCGGCGCCTACGCACCGCTGCTTGCGTTCCGGGTCGAAGCACAGAAGCAGGATTCGCACGAACTGCAGTTGATCGGCAGCCATGAGCGCATCGAGTGGATCGCCGGCGTGATCCGTTTCGACGAGCGGGTCAGGGTGAACAACCCGATCCTGCTCAGCCGTGTGATCGGCAACGGCGACCACGTAAGCATCAACCCCGCTGCCTTTGACTACTTCATCGGACAGAACACCAAGGTGAACAACAAGTCAGAGGCGGCTTATGCGCATGCGACCTGGCACCTGGGCAGCTTCGACCTCAGCGGCGGTGTGCGCTACACCGAAGACGATCGCGAGGAACTGGTGATTGCCGCCGGCTTCTACGGCCTGTTCCTGCCCGGCAATCACCGCTCGCGCTACAAGGGTGACCACACCGACTACGACGTTGCGCTCACCTGGCACCTGGACGATTCGACCAACGTCTACGCGAAGTACGCCACCGGCTACGTGTCCGGTGGCACACTGCTCGGCAATCCGTTTCGCGAAGATGAAATGAAGCTCTATGAGCTCGGACTGAAATCGGATCTGCTCGACAACCGCCTGCGCTTCAACGTTGCCGTGTTCCGGCAGAAGCGCACCGATGTGCAGCAGGAGGACTTCGATGCATCTGCCGGCGGCTACATCATGGGCATGGGTGATGAAATCATCTCCGACGGTGTCGAAGTCGAAGCCACCTGGATTCCGCTGACGGGCCTGACCCTGAACGCCTCCTGGGGTTACACCAATGTGGACGCATCGGGCGATCTGCGGACCTGGCAACCCGAAAACACGGCCTACGTCGGTGCCCAGTACGATTTCACGCCCATACTCGACGGCGTTGCTCCGTCGTTTCGTGTGGACGTGTCGTGGCGCGACGACGCATCACGTCTGATCTGCCCTGCAGGGAGCTCCACGGTTCCGGGTACGGATCGCTGTGTCGGAACGCCTGACTGGGCACTCGACAAACAGGCGCTCATGAAGGCGGTGACCCAGGTGGGTGCCCGCCTCGACTTCGCGAATATCCGGTTGGGCAGTCATGCCACGGGACGTTTCGGGATCTGGGGCAAGAACCTGCTCGACGAAGACGAAATGGAGTTCATCTTCTCGCTGGGTGGCCCGACCCTGGCGGCGACCTACATGCGTCCAAGGACCTACGGCATGGACTTCAGCGTGCAATTCTGA
- a CDS encoding nuclear transport factor 2 family protein: MDTAATLQRLLDLEEIKTLKHRYIRYMTHSLWDELESILAPDVEASYSDGKYTFTGRDSLMAFLRGAHDAATTQVLGFWHVTMPEIDFRSADEAHGIWAMYHFYLDKNELQQLEMFAYYDDVYRRIDGRWLLARTGYRRVMEQTLDRRSVAGLQLQVG, encoded by the coding sequence ATGGACACCGCCGCGACACTGCAGCGCCTGCTCGATCTCGAAGAGATCAAGACGCTGAAGCACCGCTACATCCGCTACATGACGCATTCGCTCTGGGATGAGCTCGAAAGCATCCTTGCGCCCGATGTCGAAGCATCCTACTCGGACGGCAAATACACCTTCACCGGACGCGATTCGCTGATGGCCTTCCTGCGCGGAGCACACGACGCCGCCACCACGCAGGTGCTCGGCTTCTGGCACGTCACGATGCCGGAGATCGATTTCCGCAGTGCCGACGAAGCGCACGGCATCTGGGCGATGTACCACTTCTATCTCGACAAGAACGAACTGCAGCAGCTCGAGATGTTCGCGTATTACGACGACGTCTATCGCCGCATCGACGGTCGCTGGCTGCTTGCGCGCACCGGCTACCGGCGCGTGATGGAACAGACGCTCGATCGCCGCAGCGTTGCGGGGCTGCAGCTGCAGGTGGGCTGA
- a CDS encoding helix-turn-helix transcriptional regulator, with product MRSTHRLYEYDDIVSLVYEGIEDVSRWKPLMSRISAETGSRDACLLVASPSMPAMYFLLTNNEDPVVTGRLNVDRVMSVNPLLGIRQPQPISADDLMPGGEFLRSVLYRKFLQPLNIRHLLSCDVVRSEAACAMLTLERNVDQSPFTGKEKDFLAFVAPHLGRAIRLREQHSRGDSMLRFFEEAMGRLSIGSVVLDSQGNVSSMNDCARELLRDAQVLAVRGGRLCCAEGIDGRALGRAVDLALAAHRNRCRSQRGVGLQLGSSGKSGLFDVVIRPFVGDHMLQSGEQPAAVVYISDNHSSGLCLDPAVLAAMYGLTPSESRIATQVARGMTLDEAADALHVSINTVKTHLRRLYEKLDANRQPQVVARLNRSIARLL from the coding sequence ATGCGATCGACACACCGTCTGTACGAATACGATGACATCGTTTCCCTGGTGTACGAAGGCATCGAGGATGTGAGTCGCTGGAAGCCGCTGATGTCGCGCATCAGCGCCGAAACCGGTTCACGGGATGCATGCCTGCTGGTTGCGTCGCCGTCGATGCCGGCGATGTATTTTCTGCTGACCAACAACGAAGATCCGGTGGTGACGGGAAGACTGAACGTCGATCGGGTCATGTCGGTGAATCCGCTTCTGGGCATACGACAGCCGCAACCGATCAGCGCCGACGATTTGATGCCCGGGGGCGAGTTCCTGCGCAGTGTGCTGTACCGGAAATTCCTGCAACCGCTGAACATTCGTCACCTGCTGAGTTGCGACGTCGTGCGCAGCGAGGCTGCCTGCGCGATGCTGACGCTCGAGCGCAACGTCGACCAGTCACCGTTCACCGGGAAGGAAAAGGATTTTCTGGCGTTTGTCGCGCCGCACCTGGGCAGGGCGATCCGCCTGCGCGAGCAGCACAGCCGTGGTGACAGCATGCTGCGCTTCTTCGAAGAGGCGATGGGCAGGCTGTCGATCGGTAGCGTGGTCCTCGACAGCCAGGGCAACGTGAGCTCGATGAACGATTGCGCGCGCGAACTGCTGCGGGATGCGCAAGTGCTGGCAGTGCGGGGAGGGCGCCTGTGCTGTGCAGAGGGGATCGACGGGCGTGCGCTGGGGCGCGCGGTCGATCTGGCGCTGGCGGCTCACCGCAATCGTTGCCGCTCGCAACGCGGCGTGGGTTTGCAACTTGGCAGCAGCGGCAAGAGCGGACTCTTCGACGTGGTGATCAGACCCTTCGTTGGCGATCATATGCTGCAATCCGGTGAGCAACCGGCGGCAGTGGTCTACATCAGTGACAACCACAGCTCGGGTTTGTGTCTGGATCCAGCGGTGCTCGCGGCCATGTACGGACTGACGCCGAGCGAGAGCCGGATCGCCACCCAGGTGGCGCGTGGCATGACGCTGGACGAAGCAGCCGACGCGCTGCACGTCAGCATCAACACCGTGAAGACCCACCTGCGAAGGCTTTACGAGAAACTGGATGCGAACCGGCAGCCCCAGGTTGTGGCCCGGCTGAATCGTTCCATCGCGCGCCTGCTGTGA
- a CDS encoding nuclear transport factor 2 family protein has product MNQRPKNEPAIPPDLALMALRHIEVEGRGDIEATLATFEQDACFELFPCALRIRGHERVRRYYEYFFAESRHRVTGYVDHGTTRGALALTSEMTVTVGYPDGSRRDFRTLTLFPYGRHALLGERIYADIEFFRVIFGPLLAEAEPITP; this is encoded by the coding sequence ATGAACCAGCGCCCGAAGAATGAGCCAGCCATCCCACCCGATCTGGCACTGATGGCACTGCGCCATATCGAGGTCGAAGGACGCGGTGACATCGAAGCGACGCTCGCGACCTTCGAACAGGACGCCTGCTTCGAGCTTTTTCCATGCGCACTGCGCATCCGCGGGCACGAGCGCGTGCGCCGCTACTACGAGTACTTCTTTGCCGAATCACGCCATCGCGTCACGGGCTACGTCGATCACGGCACAACCCGCGGCGCGCTCGCGCTGACCAGTGAAATGACGGTGACGGTAGGCTATCCCGACGGCAGCCGGCGTGATTTCCGCACGCTGACCCTGTTTCCGTACGGACGGCACGCGCTGCTTGGCGAGCGTATCTACGCCGATATCGAATTTTTCCGCGTGATTTTCGGCCCGCTGCTCGCCGAAGCCGAACCGATCACCCCGTAG